In Hahella sp. HNIBRBA332, the genomic window CATCCAGTGCAATGATCTTATCTTTAATAAGTTCCTTGCTTTGGTTAATTGTGTTCTCTCTGGATGGCTGAAGTTCTTCGGTTTCGTCGGCCTCTCTGTCAGGTGAGAAAGATCTCCCATGAGGTCCCATCCGACCGCGATATAGCCTTTCTCGAAGTGATCAAATAAACGGCCTCCTTCTCCAGCTCGAACCATCCAACCATTTTTGTCCATAAAGACTCCTTTCACGTGCCTGTGTTGTCTAATTGCCGTTTAACCACCCTCTGAAAAAAAAGAGGGCGTCTTTTAATCCGGTTTCTTCAGTTGCTCAAGCAGTTTCGCGGGCTGATTCAACAGAGTGGGGTTCTTTTCCAGCACCAGTAGTTGCTCTGTGGTCAGTAATTGTGAAATCACCTGTGATTCTCCGTTTATTGTGAGCTTGATAATAACGAGCGAGCCTATCAGAGTCGCTGCTTGCGAGACGTCTTTCAGTGAGTTGATTAACGCTGCGGCAGCTTCTGAGTTATTTTTATTCACCTCGGATTGCACTTTTTCTATGTTGGCTAGTTCTATAGCCTTTTGCGCTTTCATCAAGGTTTGCTGGGCTTCCTCAGAGTTGTAGGCTCTCTGAATAAGTTTGATGCCTTTGCGTATCCATGAACCTTGATAAAACTCGCCTTCATCAGACAGCGCCATGCCGCAGGACCAAACAAACGCTTTGTATTTTTCAAAGGCGTTTTGGGCGATATCAAAATCCTCGGTATCGAAGAACAGGTGGCCGTTATAGGTATAAGTTTTCAGAGTATTCTTGTGATACTTTCTAAAATTCTCCGCCTGCTCAAAAATTTCCTTATACACCTCATCGTGAGCAATGGGAGGGTAGCCATGCTTGGCGAGCACCAGAATCAACGCCACCTTCAACTCCGCCTTGATATCTTCGCGTTGGTTCCAGTCGGTGTATTGGGTCTTATCGTCCACCACATCTTTCACCGCGGATGACAGCGCCAGCATCTTGTCTTCCGGGTATGAAAAATCATATTTAAGGGCCAGCTTTTTCAGAATGTCATAGAAGGCTTTTTCTTCAAGATCAATGCCCAAGTCGGCGAAGGAGGCCTTCTCTTTTTTGAGGGCTTGAATCAGATCGATGATTTCGTCGGAAAAGTCTTCCAGCACATTGCTTACCAGGACGTCATCTTCCTTGCGCTCGTTGTAGTGATCAACCAGTCTCCGGAACTTCTCGGCAAAGTCGACGCCCTTGGTTTTATTGACTCTTTTGAAGTCTTCAATCGCCCGCTCCAAAAGCTTTTGCAGGAGTTTGATTTTGGTGTTCGGCAGTTTGATCTTTTCTATTTTGGCTAAATAGTCATCATTAAAAATGTCCATTTCGCCGGCGTTTTCATCACCCAATCTGAAGACTTCCTCCACACCGTCCGCTTTTAGCGCCTCTGCAATCATCTCGCGTACGCGGGCGTTCATTTGGGTGATGTCCGGTGCGGTTCCGCGGGTCAACTTAAAGACAATAGAGCGCACAGCCAAATAGAAGTGTATCCAGTCCCTTTCCTTCTGATTAATCGCTTCGGAGCCGCTACAGATGTCGTAGGCGGCTTTTAGGCGCTTCACCAGGGCCATAAAACGTTTTTCAATTTTGTCCGTAATCTGAATAAACTCAGCCGCCATATTCAAACAGTTGAGCTGTTCAAGAGGGCTTCCCGCAAAATAGGGCTGGGTATCGAATTTGTGGAAGAGTTTGCTTAGCAGGTCGAGATGATCTTTCACCACCACCACCGATTGCTGAATCTCCTCAAAATTCTGCTGGTCGGCTTTGTTATAGAGCGCCAGCGCCAGATTCATCTGCTTTTTGATGCCGATGTAATCCACTACCAGGCCTTTTTCTTTGCCCTCATACTTGCGATTAACCCGTGAGATGGTCTGGATCAGGTTATGGCGCTGGATAGGTTTGTCGATGTAGATAGTGTCCAGAAAGGGGACATCAAAACCGGTGAGCCACATATCCACGACAATGGCGATTTTGAAGTTGGACTTTGGGTTTTTAAACTGTCGGTCCAGCTCTTTACGGTAGTCCTGTGAGCCCAGCATTGCATAGAGAGCTTTAACGTCGTCTTTGCTGCGGGTCATGATCATCTTGATCCGCTCGATGGGCTTGATCTCTTTCCGCTCTTGCTCGGAAAGGCTCGCTCCGGCCTCGCAGACTAATTCCTTGTTCCATTCTGGACGTAAGTCGGTGACTTCTTGCCAGAACTGATAAGCGATGTCGCGGCTGCTGCATACAAACAGCGCTTTGCCTTTTACGCTGGCGCCTTCCTCAATACGCTTCTCGTAATGGTGAACAAAGTCGATAGCCAGCGCTTTCAGGCGATCAGGATCGCCTAGGATCAGACGCATATTGGCGCTGGCTTTTTTGCTCTCTTCAATTTGATAGTCGTTGCTTCCATCTTCAGCGCACTGAGCGTAATACTCTTCAATCTCTCTCAGTTTATCGTTGTCCAATACAACCTTGGCTGCGCGGCCCTCGTACACAATGCGGACAGTGATCTCATCTTTGACGGATTCGGTCATGGTGTAGCTGTCCACCACCTCGCCGAATACATCCAGGGTCGCGTCGATAGGCGTACCGGTAAAGCCGACGTAGGTGGCGTTGGGGAGAGAGTCATGCAGATACTTGGCGAAGCCGTAGGTGCGTTTGACTCCTTTTTCAGTGACCCTTAATTTTTGATCCAGATTAATCTGGCTTCGATGCGCTTCATCGGAAATGCAGATCACGTTGGTGCGATCCGTAAGCCGCTCTGTATCCTCAGTAAACTTCTGAATAGTGGTCAGGAAAACGCCGCCGCTGTTGCGTCCCTTAAGCAGTTCTCGCAGATGCTCGCGACTTTCCACGTTAATAATAGTGCTATCGCCAATGTATTCCTTGGCGTTAGTGAACTGGGCGGAAAGTTGGTCGTCCAGGTCTGTGCGGTCGGTAATCAACACAATGGTGGGGCTTTCAAAGGCCACGCTTTTCATTAACAGACGGGCCAAAAACAGCATGGTGAAGCTTTTGCCGCAGCCTGTGGCGCCAAAATAAGTGCCGCCCTTACCATCGCCTTCCGGCTTGCGATGTTTGAGTATGTTCGCATAGAGCTTTGTCGCCGCGTAATACTGTGGATAGCGGCAAACGATCTTAGTCTCGCTTTTGGAGACATCCGGGAAATGGATAAAGTGGCGAATGACCTCGCGCAGGCGGGTTTTATCGAATAGCCCCTGAATCATGGTATGCAGGGCGTTAATACCGTCCTGCTCAATGGGTTCATTACCCGTCACCTTGCGCCAGGTGTAGTAAAAGTCGTAAGGGGCGAACAGCGACCCCATACGAGTGTTGACGCCATCGCTGATAACGCACAAAGCGTTATACTTCATCAACTCGGGAATATCGCGGGCATAGCGGATAGTGAGCTGCTTGTAAGCGTCGTAGATAGTAGCTTCTTCCCGTATGGCGCTTTTAAATTCAAAGACCACTAATGGCAGGCCGTTGATATAGAGAATGGCGTCGGGAATCCGCTTTTCCTTGCCTTCAATTTCCAGTTGGCTGACGAGCCGGTAAATATTGCTGTCGTAAACAGAGGACTGATTATCAACGCCCAGGGTTTCTACTTCGTCGGAAGAGGGGATTCGTTGTTCAGGTAGACCCGCGTAGTCGATCAGTTGGATATAAAGATCTTTTCTACTGCGGTCTTCCCGCTTCAGGAGAAAGCCATCCGCGACGCGTTTGTGAATAGTTTTATTACTGTCGTAGAGGTCCGCCGCCGGTAATTTTTCCAGCTGCTGAATGATGGATTCCACTTCTCCGGGGGTAATGTCGTCGCCTTCGTACCGGATCGTCAGGAAATTCCGCAGGTCCTCTTTCAACAGAACTTCAGTGGCGGGTCTGGCCAGGCTACCGCCTGAGTAATGCCGATAGCCTTGTTCTTTCAGTAATTGAATGATGGCCTGTTCCAGCTTGGCTTCATTAAAACTCATTGATGTCCTACCCACCAGACCCATTCCAGGTCGGGATTTCCTATTGGTTTTAAGCGCCTGCGCATGAATTTGTAACGTGGCGCCCACATGTCATTTGACCCCAATGGATTGAGCTTTGTGACAACCAAACTAATGGGGCTTGAGGAAATTTTTCTTAAACAGCTTATAGTTGTTACTGTCGCATAAATAAAAAAAATTTCCAGCAAATCCAAACACTTCCTTGTCGCCTGGCGGCTATTGGCTGTGTAGGGTGAAGTTGTGATTTATAGGCGTGGAATCAGTTGGGGCGGCCTTAAAACGAATATAAATGGTCTGGGCGCTTATGCTTGTCAAAAAAGCGCAACCATGCTGAAAACAGATGTCCGCAATGGACGAGGCATGTTCAATGAGCTTTCGTAACATAAGGTTCGGGGCAGGCCCACGTTGTTCTATGTCGCCTTTTCCAACAAAGACAACATCGCCTTAGTAGGCCAGATGCAATCCTTCATTCCCTTGACGTTACAGGGGCGCTCAGTCAGCCAGGCGCTGGTGCTGTAAGGCAACAGATCCTCCACAGAACTTCTGTCAAACCAAAGCCGGTTTTCCAGATCCTGCGTCATCTGATTCATCGTGCCTTGCACGGAGCGGTTACAAACGCTGTCGCACACTAACGGCGCCAGAAAGCGTTGCGCGTTCTCTAAAGCCTGCTCGCTGGCGCCCACCTTGAGCAGGGTATTCATGAACACATCGGTAAAGTGCCAATCCAGTCTGGCGAAATCCGCTTTCTTCAAGCTTGGCGCAAACAGCGGAAAGCGGGTGGCGTCATGCACGAACAACACGCATTGACGACGTTGCAGAATAATCAGGTTGGCGTGCCAACCGCTTAATGGGCTTTCCGTAGCAGTGCATTCCTGATTGGGAAGTGTGCCGCTTTCATTTAGCGGTAGCTTGGCGAGCAGTTTTTTCGTGCAGTGAAGTCGGATCATAACGTCTCCAGGGTGTTCTCGGCAGCGGCTTCTGCGTAGGGGATTTGGAGTTGGCCGGAGAGGAGTTTTGGGAGTAGAGTGTCTCTTAGTTTGCCTAGGTTGCTACTTTCTCTAGCCATAATCGACATTTTCTTAAAGTAAGGCTCACATTGCTTATCAAATATCATAAGTATTTGATCTTCTCTAGGTGCAACTAGGTAATAGCTATCGAAACATGCATTTTGTACTCTTTGGCGGCCTGAAGAACCAATCATATTTAAAATGCAATGTTGCCGAAATGGTTCATGCCGTGCCAATGCAGCAATGAATGGCATTTTAAAGGGGATACTTTCTCTCAACACGATAAACTCAGTTGAACCAAAGCCAGCCTCTCCCTCATCTAAGAAATCAACAATGCCTGTTTTCCCATTTTCCAAGCAGGGAGTAATCCTTGCTAATAACACGTCGTTATTCTCAAATTTTGCGCCTCCTGAAAACGCTTTTTCGATAATATCCTCAATAATGTAACCCGAGGTAGGTAGCGCTTTCATATCGGCGTACTTAGCAGTTTTTCCTTTTTTAATAGTAACCCTTGGGTTGATAGATAGAGCCCTACTTATGGGGATAACTTCCCACCCCTCCGGCACCCACCCCAACTCCTCATTAAACACAAAACTGCTGGGAAAGAGTTTCTGAATCTCCGCCGGCAGCGGCTGGCGCTGGTCGCCAAGGGCTGCGCGACGTTGGGCTTTGGCTTGCAGTTCCTCGGGGATGGGATGGCCGGCGGCGAGGGCGTTGTCGATGACCGGATCAAAATCCACAAACCAGCTTTTAAACAACGCCTGGGCCATGGATTCCAGGGTGGTGTTGATTTGGCGGTTTAGTTCGATTTGTTGTTCAAAGGCTTCTAATACTTGTCCAATTCTCCGCTGTGTTTTTACATTTGTAGTGGCCCATACTCTAAAGGGATAAACAGCATTTCTATTCAAGGACTTCTGAGCACTTCCAGAATTGAATTGATCAAACTTTATAAGTGAGAGTAAGTAATATATATAGCGCGGGTCATTCCCCTTGAAATCAGTTATATACAATGCAGTATTTAGTGGCCAATAATCTACTTCGCAATAACTTACGACCCCCATGGAATTGCCACTTCTACCGATTACTACTCCTGGCCCGATACACCTTGGGGTGTCATGATGTCCTGTAAGTCCTGAAGACCCCATGACAGGAATATTCCCTCTCCTTCTATCCTGGGATGGAAGGTCATGCCCCCTTTGTAGGGTAATTAGTTCACCCAAAGGGATATGTTTCCAGTCACTCACCATAACCCAATCCTCTCAGATTCTGCTTAATCACAGAATCCAGCTTTTCCGATTCCGCCATCTGCCGATATAGGGTTTGGGTTAACTTCCGCATTTTCTCTTCAAATACTTCGCCATCATCTTCCACTTCGGCGGCGCCCACATAGCGGCCCGGCGTCAACACATAGTCGTTGGCTTTGATCTCTTCTAACCTGGCGGATTTGCAGAAGCCGGGGACATCTTCATAAATGCCATCTTTGGCCTCCCCACGCCAGGCGTGATAAGTGCGGGCGATTTCGGCGATGTCCTCTTCAGTGAGGTCTTTATGGACCCGGCTGATCATGGAGCCCATATTGCGGGCGTCGATAAACAGGGTTTCGCCCTGGCGATTGCGGAAGGGTTCCCGTTCATCGTGGAAGTGCTGTTCTTTTTTGTTCTTGGTCAGGAACCAGAGACACACCGGAATCTGAGTGGTGTAGAACAGTTGGCCGGGCAAGGCGATCATGCAATCCACCAGATCGTTTTCGATCATCTTTTTGCGGATTTCCCCTTCACCCTTGGTGTTGGTGCTCATGGAGCCGTTCGCCAGCACAAAACCGGCGACGCCGTTTTCGGATAATTTGCTGACCATGTGCAGAATCCAGCCAAAGTTGGCGTTACCGGTGGGCGGCGCATCATAGCCGGACCAGCGCGGGTCGTTGGTCAGCTCATCAGGGCCGCGCCACTCTTTCAAGTTGAACGGAGGGTTCGCCATGATAAAGTCGGCTTTCAGATCTGGGTGCTGGTCTTTAAAGAACGTATCGGCGGGGACTTCCCCCAGGTTGGCGGAGATCCCGCGAATCGCCAAGTTCATTTTGGCCAGCTTATAGGTGGTGCCGGTCTGCTCCTGGCCGTAGATGGAAATGTCCTTTTTATTGCCCCGGTGGCTCTCCACAAACTTCACCGACTGCACAAACATGCCTCCGGAACCGCACCACCCGTAACATTCACTACTAGTGACATAGGCTGAAGCCCTTTATTTCTCTGCATTTGAGGTGTCTCTTAATGTGTCCATAGGTTACTTCTGAAACTGGTGACATAACTAGTTTTTTGTCACCAGTATGATTGAGAATCTATTTAGTAATTTAATTGCCGATCAAATACAGCTCTGGACGGCTTATGCTAATCCACATGTCCCATCATCCCATCGACATCCGTAGATTTAATATATCGTGCAGGATTATCTCTCCCTTGCGAAATTTCGTCGAAATGCTTTTCACTACATTTAATCTTTGCTCCTTCAAGGTGACGCAGATCATCCCACCATGTGCTGCCTTTGGTCTCGACAACGAAGTAGAGTTTTTCTTCGCCATTATCTTCAACAACTACTGCCCAGTCGGGGTTGTAGGTGCCTAGTGGCGTGGGTACTTTGAACCATGCTGGTAACTTGGCGTAAACCTTAACCTTCTCATTCTTTTCCAAGTCCTCGGCAAATGTTTTCTCCACACCACCTGAGTCATAAACAACGTGGGTGTAAACAGATTTTTGTGTTTCCAAGGTGTTCTTCAGGTAGCCTTTCAGTTCTTCTTGCTTGAAAAGCTCTTGAGCATAGAAGTGATCTTCACCGATTTTTGTATATCGAATGCCGTCTACCAAAGCCAAGCGCTTGGTGCGGTTTATCGCTTCAGAGCAATAGTCCATAAATTGTTGCGGGTTGCGGGTAAAGTCTTGAAGTCTTCGGCTATCGCGCAGTATCTGCACGATACTTTTGCGTGTTAGCTGGGTTTTATCCTGTAGGTCAGTGATGATGTCTGGCAACTCGATATCATTTTCATGAATCGTAGTGAAGCCAGATGCCGACGTTTCACCTGCTGTGACACCGCCTTTACCAATAGCAATATCAGCCTTTCGGAATTGTGCACGAGTTTTGGTAATTGGAGGGCATGCACGAATGGCTTCCGCACAATCGTTGATAAGTTTGAGGTTATCAAAATCTACGCGGTAGGTGGTTTTGTATTTAATGCGATCCCAAAGCGCCTTGAATTCATCAGATTCCAGCACGGCTTCCCGAGTGCGAATAATCTTACGATCATCGGCATTTTTAATATCGAGCTTGCCAGCCAGTTTACGCAATACGCCTTGAATATCAGACGCGACTATTCCAGCCTGTGCCTCACCATGCGCTCCAACCAGCTCTTGCTTAATTTCTTCTGGCAGTTCAAAAGTGCCATCTTTCAATGCTGCTCTGAGAGTATCCTGAACCTTACCTTTGGCATCAACGAAGTTCTCGTCTTTTAAG contains:
- a CDS encoding type I restriction endonuclease subunit R, which gives rise to MSFNEAKLEQAIIQLLKEQGYRHYSGGSLARPATEVLLKEDLRNFLTIRYEGDDITPGEVESIIQQLEKLPAADLYDSNKTIHKRVADGFLLKREDRSRKDLYIQLIDYAGLPEQRIPSSDEVETLGVDNQSSVYDSNIYRLVSQLEIEGKEKRIPDAILYINGLPLVVFEFKSAIREEATIYDAYKQLTIRYARDIPELMKYNALCVISDGVNTRMGSLFAPYDFYYTWRKVTGNEPIEQDGINALHTMIQGLFDKTRLREVIRHFIHFPDVSKSETKIVCRYPQYYAATKLYANILKHRKPEGDGKGGTYFGATGCGKSFTMLFLARLLMKSVAFESPTIVLITDRTDLDDQLSAQFTNAKEYIGDSTIINVESREHLRELLKGRNSGGVFLTTIQKFTEDTERLTDRTNVICISDEAHRSQINLDQKLRVTEKGVKRTYGFAKYLHDSLPNATYVGFTGTPIDATLDVFGEVVDSYTMTESVKDEITVRIVYEGRAAKVVLDNDKLREIEEYYAQCAEDGSNDYQIEESKKASANMRLILGDPDRLKALAIDFVHHYEKRIEEGASVKGKALFVCSSRDIAYQFWQEVTDLRPEWNKELVCEAGASLSEQERKEIKPIERIKMIMTRSKDDVKALYAMLGSQDYRKELDRQFKNPKSNFKIAIVVDMWLTGFDVPFLDTIYIDKPIQRHNLIQTISRVNRKYEGKEKGLVVDYIGIKKQMNLALALYNKADQQNFEEIQQSVVVVKDHLDLLSKLFHKFDTQPYFAGSPLEQLNCLNMAAEFIQITDKIEKRFMALVKRLKAAYDICSGSEAINQKERDWIHFYLAVRSIVFKLTRGTAPDITQMNARVREMIAEALKADGVEEVFRLGDENAGEMDIFNDDYLAKIEKIKLPNTKIKLLQKLLERAIEDFKRVNKTKGVDFAEKFRRLVDHYNERKEDDVLVSNVLEDFSDEIIDLIQALKKEKASFADLGIDLEEKAFYDILKKLALKYDFSYPEDKMLALSSAVKDVVDDKTQYTDWNQREDIKAELKVALILVLAKHGYPPIAHDEVYKEIFEQAENFRKYHKNTLKTYTYNGHLFFDTEDFDIAQNAFEKYKAFVWSCGMALSDEGEFYQGSWIRKGIKLIQRAYNSEEAQQTLMKAQKAIELANIEKVQSEVNKNNSEAAAALINSLKDVSQAATLIGSLVIIKLTINGESQVISQLLTTEQLLVLEKNPTLLNQPAKLLEQLKKPD
- a CDS encoding restriction endonuclease subunit S; translated protein: MVSDWKHIPLGELITLQRGHDLPSQDRRRGNIPVMGSSGLTGHHDTPRCIGPGVVIGRSGNSMGVVSYCEVDYWPLNTALYITDFKGNDPRYIYYLLSLIKFDQFNSGSAQKSLNRNAVYPFRVWATTNVKTQRRIGQVLEAFEQQIELNRQINTTLESMAQALFKSWFVDFDPVIDNALAAGHPIPEELQAKAQRRAALGDQRQPLPAEIQKLFPSSFVFNEELGWVPEGWEVIPISRALSINPRVTIKKGKTAKYADMKALPTSGYIIEDIIEKAFSGGAKFENNDVLLARITPCLENGKTGIVDFLDEGEAGFGSTEFIVLRESIPFKMPFIAALARHEPFRQHCILNMIGSSGRQRVQNACFDSYYLVAPREDQILMIFDKQCEPYFKKMSIMARESSNLGKLRDTLLPKLLSGQLQIPYAEAAAENTLETL